One region of Priestia megaterium genomic DNA includes:
- the dat gene encoding D-amino-acid transaminase, with protein sequence MELAYYAGEFRDINEAVIPIDERGHQFGDGVYEFIRVYKGVPFSIERHLDRLERSAKAIFIELPVSRQELKDIIRQGMEKSTLKDADIYIQVTRGIAPRNHLFPDVPAQLALTIRHPRQTPEEAYEKGISTLLLEDERWANCYIKSLNLLPNLLAKQAAASKGCKEAILVKDGYITEGSSSNVFAIKDNVLFTTPATRKILSGITRANVLECAQEQAIQIREQNMTPSFLKDADEVFITSTSVGLLPVSKIDEVELPTVRPVTVALKHAYSLRTAGTKAYQ encoded by the coding sequence ATGGAATTAGCATATTATGCTGGAGAGTTTAGAGATATTAACGAGGCTGTTATTCCAATTGATGAACGCGGTCACCAGTTTGGAGACGGTGTTTATGAATTTATTCGTGTATACAAAGGAGTTCCGTTTTCGATTGAACGTCACTTAGACCGCTTAGAAAGAAGTGCAAAGGCAATCTTTATTGAACTGCCGGTTTCAAGACAGGAACTAAAGGACATCATTCGTCAAGGAATGGAAAAATCAACGTTAAAAGACGCTGATATTTATATTCAAGTTACGCGCGGGATTGCTCCTCGAAATCATTTATTTCCTGATGTACCTGCACAATTAGCACTCACAATACGCCATCCTCGCCAAACACCTGAAGAAGCCTATGAAAAAGGCATTTCCACTCTTCTATTGGAAGACGAACGATGGGCTAATTGCTATATCAAATCATTGAACCTACTTCCTAACCTTCTGGCCAAACAAGCTGCGGCTTCTAAAGGGTGCAAAGAAGCTATTTTAGTAAAAGACGGATACATAACCGAAGGGTCGAGCAGCAATGTATTTGCGATAAAAGACAACGTCTTGTTCACGACTCCTGCCACAAGAAAAATTCTATCCGGTATTACGCGCGCTAACGTACTGGAATGTGCGCAGGAACAAGCCATTCAAATCCGAGAACAAAATATGACTCCTTCCTTTTTAAAAGACGCTGATGAAGTTTTTATTACGAGCACGTCCGTTGGTCTTTTGCCCGTTTCGAAAATAGACGAAGTCGAACTTCCAACTGTTCGTCCTGTTACAGTAGCTTTAAAGCACGCATACAGCCTACGTACTGCTGGAACAAAGGCTTATCAATAA
- a CDS encoding YokU family protein, giving the protein MTVQCAWCEEEKAVETTNTAYWELPDGTRSIEITHMPCISCSGCGMSYQEEEIIEEVETQLLLVDTKKLDESIRYDELLKVPRLLKRNYFKF; this is encoded by the coding sequence ATGACTGTTCAATGCGCATGGTGCGAAGAAGAAAAAGCGGTAGAAACAACCAATACCGCATACTGGGAATTGCCAGATGGAACGAGAAGTATCGAAATTACTCATATGCCATGTATCAGCTGTTCAGGTTGCGGGATGTCATATCAAGAAGAAGAGATCATAGAAGAAGTGGAAACACAGCTGCTTCTTGTCGATACAAAAAAACTTGATGAATCCATTCGGTATGATGAGCTATTAAAAGTGCCAAGATTATTAAAGCGCAACTACTTTAAATTCTAA
- the ablB gene encoding putative beta-lysine N-acetyltransferase — MAKQETICQPTFAMTLFLDECNKRLRMDDYRGNVNDIYSYIYKEMDKATYEKWIIKARAEHLLDWMSLGFSLEATVPYYFNGSDAYLLCYYTSQSRRDSGETLKETELLQDVLNLPTSDYSPLSNQLIMRRAISSDAKQLSQLYRQIFTVYPTPLYEEEYLFSLLQEDNLFYIIVDKNDIVSAASAEIDYVYHNAELTDCATLPAYRKYGFMKHLLSALEAELKQRHIFCAYTIARALSFGMNAAFHQLGYTYTGRLTNNCYIYKSLEDMNVWVKDLSKSKG; from the coding sequence ATGGCGAAACAAGAAACTATTTGTCAACCAACCTTTGCTATGACTCTTTTTTTAGATGAATGTAACAAGCGTCTGAGAATGGATGATTACCGGGGAAATGTGAACGATATTTACAGCTATATATATAAAGAAATGGATAAGGCAACGTACGAAAAGTGGATTATAAAAGCACGTGCCGAACATCTGTTGGACTGGATGAGCTTGGGATTTTCTTTAGAAGCAACTGTTCCCTACTATTTTAACGGAAGCGACGCGTATCTTTTATGCTACTATACGTCTCAATCCCGCCGAGACAGCGGGGAGACGTTAAAAGAAACAGAGCTGCTTCAAGATGTTTTGAATTTGCCGACATCTGATTATTCTCCTTTATCGAATCAACTGATCATGCGCCGAGCCATTTCATCTGACGCCAAACAACTTTCTCAGCTCTACCGTCAAATCTTCACAGTGTATCCGACTCCCCTCTATGAAGAAGAGTATCTCTTTAGTTTGCTTCAAGAAGATAATTTGTTTTATATCATCGTTGACAAGAACGATATCGTTAGCGCTGCTTCTGCTGAAATTGACTATGTCTATCACAATGCTGAACTAACGGATTGTGCGACTCTCCCTGCTTACCGAAAGTATGGATTCATGAAGCATTTATTAAGCGCACTAGAGGCGGAGCTAAAACAGAGGCATATTTTTTGTGCATACACAATAGCGAGAGCGCTTTCATTTGGGATGAATGCCGCTTTTCATCAGCTTGGGTATACCTATACGGGACGGTTAACGAATAATTGTTACATTTATAAATCGTTAGAAGATATGAACGTATGGGTGAAGGATCTATCAAAAAGTAAAGGATGA
- a CDS encoding peptidase, translating to MNIQQSIHNWMTEHRQSAVRLLKRFVEEASVQGSEKHAQAIVIERLRQLQLDIDIWEPDEKTLRTHEAFASNRSSFRDSPNVVGVLKGKGGGKSIILNGHIDVVPPGDLSQWKEDPYTAVVKDGNLYGRGATDMKGGNVSLLLAIQALKELGISLKGDVIFQSVVEEESGGAGTLSCVLRGYKADGAIIPEPTNMKIFPKQQGSMWFRVTVHGVAAHGGTRYEGVSAIEKAAAVLKHIEGLEKERNSRITDPLYNKIPIPVPINIGNIQGGTWPSSVADQVVLEGRIGVAPHEKMKNVRAEMKSWLELLPQCDEWFAEHPVDLEWFGAHWLPGEVELEHPLMTSLSSSFYQVKQKQPIIEASPWGTDGGILSQVGDIPTVVFGPGVTEVAHFPNEYICIQTMLDAAEIIALTVADWCSIAD from the coding sequence ATGAACATACAGCAATCTATTCATAACTGGATGACAGAGCATCGTCAAAGTGCAGTGCGTTTACTCAAGCGTTTCGTAGAAGAAGCAAGCGTACAGGGTTCTGAAAAGCATGCGCAGGCAATTGTCATTGAACGCCTTCGACAGCTGCAGTTAGATATTGATATATGGGAACCAGACGAAAAAACACTTCGTACCCATGAAGCTTTTGCCTCCAACCGTTCTAGTTTCCGAGATAGCCCGAATGTGGTAGGCGTGTTAAAAGGAAAAGGTGGGGGAAAATCCATCATTTTAAACGGACATATTGATGTTGTGCCTCCCGGCGATCTTTCACAGTGGAAGGAAGACCCTTATACGGCCGTTGTAAAAGATGGAAACTTATATGGGCGCGGTGCAACGGATATGAAAGGAGGGAATGTGTCGTTACTTTTAGCGATTCAAGCATTAAAAGAGCTAGGTATTTCATTAAAAGGAGATGTTATTTTTCAAAGCGTAGTAGAAGAGGAAAGCGGAGGGGCAGGAACACTTTCCTGCGTGCTTAGAGGGTATAAAGCAGATGGTGCCATTATTCCAGAACCAACCAACATGAAGATCTTTCCTAAACAACAAGGCTCGATGTGGTTTCGCGTGACCGTACATGGAGTAGCAGCACATGGAGGGACTCGGTATGAAGGCGTGAGTGCCATTGAAAAAGCAGCTGCTGTGCTTAAACATATTGAGGGTCTTGAAAAAGAGAGAAACAGCCGAATTACAGACCCGCTCTATAATAAAATTCCCATTCCCGTGCCCATTAATATCGGAAATATACAAGGAGGAACGTGGCCTTCTTCAGTTGCTGATCAAGTAGTATTAGAAGGCAGGATAGGAGTTGCTCCGCATGAAAAAATGAAAAATGTCAGAGCGGAAATGAAATCGTGGCTTGAACTTTTGCCTCAGTGTGATGAGTGGTTTGCTGAGCATCCTGTCGACTTGGAATGGTTTGGGGCCCACTGGCTTCCTGGTGAAGTTGAATTAGAGCATCCGCTTATGACCTCTCTTTCGTCCTCTTTTTATCAAGTGAAACAGAAACAGCCGATCATTGAAGCATCTCCTTGGGGAACGGACGGAGGGATATTGTCACAAGTAGGGGATATTCCAACAGTTGTGTTTGGACCAGGAGTAACAGAAGTAGCCCACTTTCCAAATGAGTATATTTGTATTCAAACGATGCTTGACGCAGCAGAAATTATTGCTCTCACTGTAGCAGACTGGTGCAGTATTGCGGACTAA
- the kamA gene encoding lysine 2,3-aminomutase, with the protein MLYDLYKPSRHWKDIELWKDVPEEKWNDWIWQLTNTIRTLDDLKKVINLTPEEEEGVRISTKTIPLNITPYYASLMNPDDPRCPVRMQSVPVGQELHKTKYDLEDPLDEDEDSPVPGLTHRYPDRVLFLVTNQCSMYCRYCTRRRFSGQIGMGVPKKQLDAAIAYIAKTPEVRDVLISGGDGLLINDNILEYILKNLRAIPHVEIIRIGTRAPVVFPQRITENLCAILRKYHPVWLNTHFNTSIEITEETKKACEMLVDAGVPVGNQAVILAGINDSVAIMKKLMHDLVKIRVRPYYIYQCDLSEGIGHFRAPVSKGLEIMEGLRGHTSGYAVPTFVIDAPGGGGKIAVQPNYIISQSASKVVLRNFEGVITTYPEPESYVPGRADDYFRAVYPESDAKDSSIGISGLMNDAQFNLVPEGLGRVKRRKTYESDSAHESLKDKREKRDELKDKKFKAQLKKDGKSDDAPSS; encoded by the coding sequence ATGTTATATGATTTATATAAGCCGTCCCGACATTGGAAAGATATCGAATTATGGAAAGATGTGCCCGAGGAAAAGTGGAACGATTGGATTTGGCAATTAACAAACACAATTCGAACGCTAGATGATTTAAAAAAAGTCATTAATTTAACTCCTGAAGAAGAAGAAGGAGTGCGCATTTCAACCAAAACCATTCCGCTTAATATTACGCCTTACTATGCATCTTTAATGAATCCAGATGATCCTCGCTGCCCCGTCCGTATGCAGTCTGTTCCGGTTGGCCAAGAACTTCATAAAACAAAATACGATCTAGAAGATCCGCTAGATGAAGACGAAGATTCTCCAGTGCCAGGATTGACTCATCGCTATCCGGATCGCGTTTTGTTCTTAGTTACCAATCAATGCTCCATGTACTGCAGATACTGCACTCGAAGAAGGTTTTCAGGACAAATTGGAATGGGCGTTCCAAAAAAACAGTTAGATGCTGCGATTGCTTATATCGCCAAAACACCTGAAGTGCGAGATGTACTCATTTCAGGCGGTGATGGCTTGCTGATTAATGACAACATTTTAGAATATATTTTGAAAAATTTAAGAGCTATTCCCCACGTGGAAATTATTCGAATTGGCACCAGAGCACCCGTTGTGTTTCCCCAGCGAATAACGGAAAATTTATGTGCCATTTTAAGAAAATATCATCCAGTGTGGTTAAATACTCACTTTAATACATCCATTGAAATTACGGAAGAGACAAAAAAAGCATGTGAAATGCTTGTCGATGCAGGCGTTCCAGTTGGCAATCAAGCGGTTATTTTAGCTGGGATTAATGACAGCGTAGCTATCATGAAAAAGCTTATGCACGATTTAGTAAAAATACGCGTTCGTCCTTACTATATTTATCAATGTGATTTATCAGAAGGAATTGGGCATTTCCGCGCACCTGTTTCCAAAGGGCTTGAAATTATGGAAGGGCTGCGAGGTCATACGTCTGGCTATGCTGTTCCAACGTTTGTTATTGATGCGCCAGGAGGTGGAGGAAAGATTGCCGTTCAACCAAACTATATTATTAGTCAAAGCGCAAGTAAAGTTGTTCTGCGAAACTTTGAAGGCGTGATTACGACGTATCCGGAGCCAGAAAGCTATGTGCCTGGGCGTGCAGATGATTATTTTCGAGCTGTTTATCCAGAATCGGATGCTAAAGATTCTTCCATCGGCATCTCGGGTCTTATGAATGATGCTCAATTCAACCTTGTACCGGAAGGGTTAGGGAGAGTAAAAAGACGTAAAACATATGAAAGTGACAGTGCTCACGAAAGCCTAAAAGACAAACGTGAAAAAAGAGATGAATTAAAAGATAAAAAGTTTAAAGCTCAATTGAAAAAAGACGGTAAAAGCGACGATGCTCCATCATCTTAA
- a CDS encoding aspartate aminotransferase family protein → MNKTHVIKPLLDDDYPVISYGKGIYLYDQDGKKYIDASSGAVTASIGHGVKEIIDAMTDQAQKVAFVYRSQFTSDPTEALAKKLCELSSNHFQWSFFVNSGTEATETAMKTAIQHFQEQGKPTKTKVLSRWMSYHGITIGALSMSGHVGRRKRFSSLLEDYPSVSPPYCYRCPFHQTYPSCNLACAHELETVIKRTGPEHIAAFITEPIVGAAGAALTPPPGYYEVIREICDKYDVLWIADEVMTGVGRTGVMFAYEHWGAKPDIMTLGKGVGAGYTPIAVTLASSKTIEPIMNGSKLIMSGHTLSANPLSAAVGLAVLAYIEKNDLVQQVALKGAYLVKKLKELQLLYPIIGDIRGKGLLVGLELVQNPKTKEPFLSSENMTARVISKAHKNGLLLYPSQAGTDGVEGDGIIIAPPFTITHRQLDEAVVLLSKTLYEVQNEKQGNEVK, encoded by the coding sequence ATGAATAAGACCCATGTGATAAAGCCGCTGCTCGACGACGACTACCCAGTTATTTCATATGGAAAAGGAATTTATTTGTACGACCAAGATGGAAAAAAGTACATAGATGCTTCGTCAGGGGCAGTTACAGCAAGTATCGGACACGGCGTAAAAGAAATTATTGATGCGATGACGGATCAGGCACAGAAAGTTGCGTTTGTATATCGGTCGCAGTTTACAAGCGATCCGACGGAAGCCTTAGCTAAGAAACTATGTGAATTAAGCAGCAATCATTTCCAGTGGAGCTTTTTTGTTAACAGCGGGACAGAAGCGACTGAAACGGCTATGAAAACAGCCATTCAGCATTTTCAAGAGCAAGGAAAGCCAACCAAAACAAAGGTTTTGTCACGCTGGATGAGCTATCACGGTATTACAATAGGAGCGCTGTCTATGTCAGGGCACGTTGGAAGACGAAAACGTTTCTCGTCTTTGCTTGAAGATTATCCTTCGGTTTCACCTCCTTATTGCTATCGATGTCCGTTTCATCAAACCTATCCATCCTGTAATCTTGCTTGTGCACACGAATTGGAAACAGTTATCAAACGAACCGGCCCTGAACATATTGCTGCTTTTATTACAGAGCCCATTGTAGGAGCTGCCGGAGCAGCTCTTACACCTCCACCCGGTTATTATGAAGTGATAAGAGAAATTTGTGATAAATATGATGTGTTATGGATAGCCGATGAAGTCATGACTGGAGTTGGGCGTACAGGCGTGATGTTTGCATATGAGCACTGGGGAGCTAAACCAGACATCATGACGCTTGGAAAAGGAGTGGGAGCAGGATATACACCGATAGCCGTTACGTTAGCTAGCAGCAAAACGATTGAACCTATCATGAACGGATCCAAATTAATTATGAGCGGCCATACGCTAAGCGCTAATCCGCTGTCAGCGGCTGTAGGGCTAGCTGTCTTAGCCTATATTGAAAAGAACGATCTTGTTCAACAAGTAGCGCTGAAAGGAGCCTATTTAGTAAAAAAATTGAAGGAGCTTCAACTTCTTTACCCTATCATTGGTGATATTCGTGGCAAAGGCTTACTAGTTGGTCTTGAGCTTGTACAAAATCCAAAAACGAAGGAGCCTTTTTTATCCTCCGAAAATATGACGGCGCGCGTAATAAGTAAAGCCCATAAAAATGGTCTTCTCCTTTATCCTTCACAAGCAGGAACAGATGGAGTAGAAGGAGACGGTATTATTATTGCGCCGCCATTTACGATTACTCATCGCCAACTTGATGAAGCGGTCGTGTTGCTTTCGAAAACATTGTATGAAGTACAAAATGAAAAACAGGGAAATGAGGTGAAATAA
- a CDS encoding CoA transferase subunit A produces the protein MTKVENSFQKITTVEQAIEYVDHAATLMIGGFGGVGSPPSLIDGLIESEKSNFTLICNDSGFPHIGAGKLVSQGRIQKLIASHIGSNPVAGTLMTEEKLKVEFSPQGTLAERIRAGGVGLGGVLIDVGIENDIIQFGKEKVEVDGKTFLVEKPLTADVAFVYAKKADPFGNLLYDKSARNTNPLMAMAGRITIAEVEEIVPLGDIDPENVMTSGVFVDYIVPSKGVNWKWVWE, from the coding sequence GTGACAAAGGTCGAAAACTCATTTCAAAAGATTACAACTGTGGAACAAGCAATTGAATACGTGGATCATGCTGCTACGCTGATGATAGGAGGGTTTGGAGGCGTAGGCAGTCCGCCTTCTCTCATTGACGGCCTTATTGAAAGCGAAAAATCAAATTTCACACTGATATGTAATGATTCAGGCTTTCCTCATATTGGTGCGGGAAAATTAGTAAGTCAAGGAAGAATTCAAAAACTGATCGCTTCTCACATTGGATCGAATCCCGTGGCTGGAACGCTGATGACAGAAGAAAAGCTGAAAGTTGAGTTTTCTCCTCAAGGAACGCTTGCTGAACGGATTCGAGCGGGGGGAGTTGGACTTGGAGGAGTACTGATTGATGTAGGAATAGAAAATGACATTATTCAATTTGGAAAAGAAAAAGTGGAAGTAGACGGCAAGACATTTTTAGTTGAAAAACCGCTCACAGCCGACGTGGCTTTTGTATATGCAAAAAAAGCAGATCCATTCGGCAACTTGCTCTATGATAAAAGCGCTCGAAACACTAATCCATTAATGGCTATGGCAGGTCGTATAACTATTGCTGAAGTGGAGGAAATCGTTCCTCTTGGCGACATTGACCCAGAGAATGTGATGACGTCAGGCGTATTTGTGGATTATATTGTGCCTTCAAAAGGAGTGAATTGGAAATGGGTTTGGGAATAG
- a CDS encoding 3-oxoacid CoA-transferase subunit B has product MGLGIDIRHRIARRAAAEIKNGMIVNLGIGIPSLIPNYVPSAVHVMFHAENGILGLGSSPPLGEEDENVCNAAGYPTTTVQGASYCDSATAFAMIRKGYVDMTILGALEVSEKGDLANWIVPGKRVPGMGGAMELAQKAKKVIVLMNHTSKTGEPKLVKTCSLPLTASGCVGLVITDRAVFKVEKDALLLTELMSPYTVEDILSSTEATVRLSDQLITIR; this is encoded by the coding sequence ATGGGTTTGGGAATAGATATTCGTCATCGTATTGCAAGACGTGCTGCGGCTGAAATCAAAAACGGCATGATTGTTAACTTAGGGATTGGCATTCCTTCTCTTATTCCTAATTATGTACCAAGCGCTGTTCATGTGATGTTTCATGCTGAAAACGGAATTTTAGGGTTAGGATCTTCGCCTCCTTTAGGTGAAGAAGATGAGAATGTCTGCAATGCAGCAGGCTATCCAACAACTACTGTTCAAGGGGCTTCATACTGTGATAGTGCTACAGCCTTCGCGATGATTCGAAAAGGATACGTCGATATGACCATTCTTGGTGCGTTAGAAGTGAGTGAAAAAGGGGATTTAGCTAATTGGATTGTGCCAGGTAAGCGAGTTCCTGGGATGGGAGGAGCGATGGAATTAGCTCAAAAAGCGAAAAAAGTCATTGTGCTAATGAATCATACGAGCAAGACAGGAGAACCAAAACTGGTCAAGACATGCTCTTTACCTCTTACTGCTTCGGGCTGCGTGGGATTAGTTATTACGGATCGGGCGGTTTTTAAAGTAGAAAAAGATGCGCTTCTTCTAACCGAGTTAATGTCTCCTTATACCGTAGAGGATATTTTGAGTTCAACAGAAGCGACAGTTCGCCTGAGTGATCAATTGATTACGATACGATAA
- a CDS encoding acyltransferase family protein: protein MNTRNAYFDNAKFVLIFLVVFGHMISPYRTDSSGMLSIYHFIFIFHMPVFILLAGYFSKNFHKKGYYKKIFTKVALPYLAFQTIYTLYYSVLYTDETYTLQYLVPRWAMWFLLSLIFWKLMLPFFAKFPMWISLTVSISLGLAMGFIDIDGFDKILSISRMFVFFPFFLLGYYLSQRQEPFTNLLTARNRIIASIVLLVTLIGSYSFLDDTAYTDMLYGTNTYDNVAEFLMRVSHYGIAFLVSFAFMALIPTRGFALTSIGQRSLYVYLLHGFILKWFFTTDFSKSLEPTSWGIIVLIALSILVTMLLGSRIVDWFITGTKLIVQFVTPKKAIQKFSLAFKRTFS, encoded by the coding sequence ATGAATACTCGAAATGCTTACTTTGATAATGCTAAATTCGTATTAATTTTTTTAGTTGTATTTGGGCACATGATTTCTCCGTACCGAACAGATAGCAGCGGAATGCTGTCCATTTATCACTTTATCTTTATTTTCCATATGCCTGTCTTTATTTTACTAGCAGGTTATTTCTCGAAAAATTTCCATAAAAAAGGATATTACAAAAAAATATTTACAAAGGTGGCTCTTCCTTACTTAGCTTTCCAAACGATCTATACTCTTTATTATAGTGTGCTTTATACAGATGAAACGTACACGCTTCAATATTTGGTTCCTAGATGGGCAATGTGGTTTCTACTGAGCTTAATTTTTTGGAAATTAATGCTTCCTTTCTTTGCAAAATTCCCAATGTGGATTAGCTTAACTGTCTCTATTTCGCTTGGACTTGCAATGGGCTTCATTGATATTGACGGATTTGATAAAATTCTAAGCATTAGCAGAATGTTTGTCTTCTTCCCGTTTTTCCTTTTAGGCTACTATTTGTCACAGCGACAAGAGCCTTTTACAAATCTTTTGACAGCGCGAAATCGAATCATTGCATCCATCGTATTACTAGTTACATTAATTGGAAGCTATTCTTTCTTAGACGACACGGCTTACACAGATATGCTGTATGGAACGAACACGTACGACAATGTGGCCGAATTTTTAATGCGCGTTTCTCACTATGGAATTGCTTTTCTTGTATCTTTTGCCTTTATGGCTTTAATTCCAACGCGCGGTTTTGCTTTAACAAGCATTGGACAGCGATCACTATACGTGTATTTATTGCACGGCTTCATTTTAAAATGGTTCTTTACAACTGACTTCTCAAAAAGTCTAGAGCCAACATCATGGGGTATTATCGTCTTAATCGCACTGTCCATTTTAGTAACGATGCTTCTTGGCAGCCGTATTGTCGATTGGTTCATCACCGGTACCAAGCTCATCGTTCAGTTTGTTACACCTAAAAAAGCCATTCAGAAATTTTCATTAGCATTCAAACGTACGTTTTCATAA
- a CDS encoding dicarboxylate/amino acid:cation symporter: MKLSTKIIIALIAGAVVGVLINAFAPSAFAPLDKYLFTPLGQIFLSLIKMLVVPIVFFSITLGVAGLGDPKKLGRIGAKTVSYFLVTTTVAIVIGLLLAFVIKPGTFGSFDTQNASFKAEKAPPVGETFLNMIPVNPIQAMAEGNMLQLIVFSIFIGFGITMLGSKTKGLYNLLEQGNELMMYLVNLVMKFAPYGTFGLLATAVGSQGWQAIKAMGLYMIVVVLALFIHSIVTYGGSVALMARRNPIEFFKGFAPAMTVGFSTSSSSATLPISMNVAQKNLRVPESISSFVQPLGATINMDGTAIMQGVATIFIAQVYGVDLSLGALVTVVLTAVLASIGTAGVPGVGLIMLAMVLSSVGLPVAGIGLIIGIDRLLDMLRTSVNITGDAACAVIVAESEAKRIDKSVTQSA, translated from the coding sequence ATGAAGCTATCGACAAAGATCATTATCGCGCTAATTGCTGGTGCTGTTGTAGGAGTGTTGATTAATGCTTTTGCTCCAAGTGCTTTTGCTCCGCTGGACAAGTACTTGTTTACGCCGCTTGGGCAAATTTTCTTAAGCTTAATTAAAATGCTTGTTGTACCAATTGTGTTTTTCTCTATCACGTTAGGCGTAGCAGGTTTAGGAGATCCTAAAAAACTGGGAAGAATCGGGGCAAAAACAGTTTCGTACTTCCTAGTGACAACAACCGTTGCTATTGTAATTGGTTTATTATTAGCGTTTGTTATTAAACCAGGAACATTTGGATCTTTTGATACACAAAACGCTTCTTTTAAAGCTGAAAAAGCACCGCCGGTTGGAGAGACATTCTTAAATATGATTCCAGTCAATCCAATCCAAGCGATGGCTGAAGGGAATATGCTTCAACTTATCGTTTTCTCTATCTTTATCGGTTTTGGTATTACGATGCTTGGAAGTAAAACCAAAGGGCTTTATAATTTACTCGAGCAAGGCAATGAATTGATGATGTACCTTGTAAATCTAGTGATGAAGTTTGCTCCTTACGGAACATTTGGGCTTCTTGCAACAGCGGTTGGAAGTCAAGGCTGGCAGGCAATTAAAGCGATGGGGCTTTACATGATTGTAGTCGTGCTCGCACTGTTCATCCATTCGATTGTAACATATGGGGGGTCAGTCGCTCTTATGGCCAGACGTAACCCTATTGAATTTTTTAAAGGTTTTGCTCCTGCGATGACAGTTGGATTCAGTACATCAAGCAGTAGTGCAACGCTTCCGATTTCAATGAATGTGGCTCAAAAAAATCTTCGTGTCCCGGAGTCCATCAGCAGTTTTGTTCAGCCGTTAGGTGCTACCATCAACATGGATGGAACAGCAATTATGCAAGGTGTCGCGACTATTTTTATTGCGCAAGTATACGGCGTTGACCTGTCGCTGGGTGCTCTTGTGACGGTTGTATTAACAGCGGTGCTTGCTAGTATTGGTACAGCAGGCGTGCCGGGAGTTGGTCTCATTATGCTAGCGATGGTACTGAGTTCGGTTGGCCTGCCTGTAGCAGGTATCGGATTGATTATCGGGATTGATCGCTTGCTTGATATGCTTCGTACATCTGTAAATATTACGGGAGACGCTGCGTGTGCCGTTATTGTGGCTGAGTCAGAAGCAAAGCGTATCGATAAATCTGTAACGCAATCAGCTTAA